The following are encoded in a window of Drosophila simulans strain w501 chromosome 3L, Prin_Dsim_3.1, whole genome shotgun sequence genomic DNA:
- the LOC27208173 gene encoding flocculation protein FLO11 isoform X1, translating into MNAQSTGIISPNASVQLERKAVVMKNKKFNFKQFVICVAVTVVLTKIVHVKSEHQQSLQKQSNHYDSGTKFIKARTSEKVNHIHLNKNDDTASKLNIGAPYYYQRNITNPTKTKSPTVELENASKDSSGIETTVEDSTPIPEESTTVPQDTTNDPDGSTTSEDDTTVTTETTTEKPENDTTVEDSTPIPEESTTVPQDTTNDPDGSTTSEDDTTVTTETTTEKPEDDTTVEDSTPIPEESTTVPQDTTNDPDGSTTSEDDTTVTTETTTEKPADDTTVEDSTPIPEESTTVPQDTTNDPDGSTTSEDDTTVTTETTTEKPEDDTTVEDSTPIPEESTTVPQDTTNDPDGSTTSEDDTTVTTETTTEKPEDDTTVEDSTPIPEESTTVPQDTTNDPDGSTTSEDDTTVTTETTTEKPEDDTTVEDSTPIPEESTTVPQDTTNDPDGSTTSEDDTTVTTETTTEKPEDDTTVEDSTPIPEESTTVPQDTTNDPDGSTTSEDDTTVTTETTTEKPEDDTTVEDSTPIPEESTTVPQDTTNDPDGSTTSEDDTTVTTETTTEKPEDDTTVEDSTPIPEESTTVPQDTTNDPDGSTTSEDDTTVTTETTTEKPEDDTTVEDSTPIPEVSTTVPQDTTNDPDGSTTSEDDTTVTTETTTEKPEDDTTVEDSTPIPEESTTVPQDTTNDPDGSTTSEDDTTVTTETTTEKPEDDTTVEDSTPIPEESTTVPQDTTNDPDGSTTSEDDTTVTTETTTEKPEDDTTVEDSTPIPEESTTVPQDTTNDPDGSTTSEDDTTVTTETTTEKPEDDTTVEDSTPIPEESTTVPQDTTNDPDGSTTSEDDTTVTTETTTEKPEDDTTVEDSTPIPEESTTVPQDTTNDPDGSTTSEDDTTVTTETTTEKPEDDTSVKDSTPIPEESTTVPQDTTNDPDGSTTSEDDTTVTTETTTEKPEDDTTVEDSTPIPEESTTVPQDTTNDPDGSTTSEDDTTVTTETTTEKPEDDTTVEDSTPIPEESTTVPQDTTNDPDGSTTSEDDTTVTTETTTEKPEDDTTVEDSTPIPEESTTVPQDTTNDPDGSTTSEDDTTVTTETTTEKPEDDTTVEDSTPIPEESTTVPQDTTNDPDGSTTSEDDTTVTTETTTEKPEDDTTVEDSTPIPEESTTVPQDTTNDPDGSTTSEDDTTVTTETTTEKPEDDTTVEDSTPIPEESTTVPQDTTNDPDGSTTSEDDTTVTTETTTEKPEDDTTVEDSTPIPEESTTVPQDTTNDPDGSTTSEDDTTVTTETTTEKPEDDSTVEDSTPIPEESTTVPQDTTNDPDGSTTSEDDTTVTTETTTEKPEDDTTVEDSTPIPEESTTVPQDTTNDPEGSTTSEDDTTVTIETTTKKPADDTTTPIPDTSTTAGQVSTSSTPVYDTTSSPIPSSSRSTTLEPSSSSSPETTTSSLPPFSCSTGYQYLPHPTNCHKYIHCSNGNELIMECPANLYWDYHKFVCSGDSGVCYNDDENANPEEKVCGPGVDFLAHPTDCTMYLQCSNGVALERKCPDPLYWNPEIKSCDWSNKYCTNLRASQSISCAAGMNFDVFQSDCSQYVKCFGLRGVVMSCNSGLYWNPVSQACEKSRRFCT; encoded by the exons atgaatgcaCAAAGCACAGGTATCATTTCACCAAATGCTTCTGTGCAACTCGAACGTAAGGCGGTAGTGATGAAgaataaaaagtttaattttaagcaatttGTAATATGTGTTGCGGTGACTGTAGTACTTACAAAAATAGTGCACGTAAAATCAGAACATCAACAGTCATTACAAAAGCAAAGTAATCACTACGATAGTGGTACTAAGTTTATAAAAGCTCGGACAAGTGAAAAAGTTAACCACAtccatttaaacaaaaacgatgACACGGCATCAAAGCTGAATATTGGAGCACCATACTACTATCAAAGAAACATAACGAAtccaacaaaaaccaaatcgcCAACGGTTGAATTAGAAAATGCTAGCAAAGATAGTTCGGGAATTGAAACTACGGTAGAAGATTCAACACCGATTCCTGAGGAATCTACCACTGTCCCCCAGGACACAACTAATGATCCTGACGGGAGCACCACAAGTGAAGACGACACAACTGTTACAACCGAGACGACCACCGAAAAACCTGAGAATGATACTACGGTAGAAGATTCAACACCGATTCCTGAGGAATCTACCACTGTCCCCCAGGACACAACTAATGATCCTGACGGGAGCACCACAAGTGAAGACGACACAACTGTTACAACCGAGACGACCACCGAAAAACCTGAGGATGATACTACGGTAGAAGATTCAACACCGATTCCTGAGGAATCTACCACTGTCCCCCAGGACACAACTAATGATCCTGACGGGAGCACCACAAGTGAAGACGACACAACTGTTACAACCGAGACGACCACCGAAAAACCTGCGGATGATACTACGGTAGAAGATTCAACACCGATTCCTGAGGAATCTACCACTGTCCCCCAGGACACAACTAATGATCCTGACGGGAGCACCACAAGTGAAGACGACACAACTGTTACAACCGAGACGACCACCGAAAAACCTGAGGATGATACTACGGTAGAAGATTCAACACCGATTCCTGAGGAATCTACCACTGTCCCCCAGGACACAACTAATGATCCTGACGGGAGCACCACAAGTGAAGACGACACAACTGTTACAACCGAGACGACCACCGAAAAACCTGAGGATGATACTACGGTAGAAGATTCAACACCGATTCCTGAGGAATCTACCACTGTCCCCCAGGACACAACTAATGATCCTGACGGGAGCACCACAAGTGAAGACGACACAACTGTTACAACCGAGACGACCACCGAAAAACCTGAGGATGATACTACGGTAGAAGATTCAACACCGATTCCTGAGGAATCTACCACTGTCCCCCAGGACACAACTAATGATCCTGACGGGAGCACCACAAGTGAAGACGACACAACTGTTACAACCGAGACGACCACCGAAAAACCTGAGGATGATACTACGGTAGAAGATTCAACACCGATTCCTGAGGAATCTACCACTGTCCCCCAGGACACAACTAATGATCCTGACGGGAGCACCACAAGTGAAGACGACACAACTGTTACAACCGAGACGACCACCGAAAAACCTGAGGATGATACTACGGTAGAAGATTCAACACCGATTCCTGAGGAATCTACCACTGTCCCCCAGGACACAACTAATGATCCTGACGGGAGCACCACAAGTGAAGACGACACAACTGTTACAACCGAGACGACCACCGAAAAACCTGAGGATGATACTACGGTAGAAGATTCAACACCGATTCCTGAGGAATCTACCACTGTCCCCCAGGACACAACTAATGATCCTGACGGGAGCACCACAAGTGAAGACGACACAACTGTTACAACCGAGACGACCACCGAAAAACCTGAGGATGATACTACGGTAGAAGATTCAACACCGATTCCTGAGGTATCTACCACTGTCCCCCAGGACACAACTAATGATCCTGACGGGAGCACCACAAGTGAAGACGACACAACTGTTACAACCGAGACGACCACCGAAAAACCTGAGGATGATACTACGGTAGAAGATTCAACACCGATTCCTGAGGAATCTACCACTGTCCCCCAGGACACAACTAATGATCCTGACGGGAGCACCACAAGTGAAGACGACACAACTGTTACAACCGAGACGACCACCGAAAAACCTGAGGATGATACTACGGTAGAAGATTCAACACCGATTCCTGAGGAATCTACCACTGTCCCCCAGGACACAACTAATGATCCTGACGGGAGCACCACAAGTGAAGACGACACAACTGTTACAACCGAGACGACCACCGAAAAACCTGAGGATGATACTACGGTAGAAGATTCAACACCGATTCCTGAGGAATCTACCACTGTCCCCCAGGACACAACTAATGATCCTGACGGGAGCACCACAAGTGAAGACGACACAACTGTTACAACCGAGACGACCACCGAAAAACCTGAGGATGATACTACGGTAGAAGATTCAACACCGATTCCTGAGGAATCTACCACTGTCCCCCAGGACACAACTAATGATCCTGACGGGAGCACCACAAGTGAAGACGACACAACTGTTACAACCGAGACGACCACCGAAAAACCTGAGGATGATACTACGGTAGAAGATTCAACACCGATTCCTGAGGAATCTACCACTGTCCCCCAGGACACAACTAATGATCCTGACGGGAGCACCACAAGTGAAGACGACACAACTGTTACAACCGAGACGACCACCGAAAAACCTGAGGATGATACTTCGGTAAAAGATTCAACACCGATTCCTGAGGAATCTACCACTGTTCCCCAGGACACAACTAATGATCCTGACGGGAGCACCACAAGTGAAGACGACACAACTGTTACAACCGAGACGACCACCGAAAAACCTGAGGATGATACTACGGTAGAAGATTCAACACCGATTCCTGAGGAATCTACCACTGTCCCCCAGGATACAACTAATGATCCTGACGGGAGCACCACAAGTGAAGACGACACAACTGTTACAACCGAGACGACCACCGAAAAACCTGAGGATGATACTACGGTAGAAGATTCAACACCGATTCCTGAGGAATCTACCACTGTCCCCCAGGATACAACTAATGATCCTGACGGGAGCACCACAAGTGAAGACGACACAACTGTTACAACCGAGACGACCACCGAAAAACCTGAGGATGATACTACGGTAGAAGATTCAACACCGATTCCTGAGGAATCTACCACTGTCCCCCAGGACACAACTAATGATCCTGACGGGAGCACCACAAGTGAAGACGACACAACTGTTACAACCGAGACGACCACCGAAAAACCTGAGGATGATACTACGGTAGAAGATTCAACACCGATTCCTGAGGAATCTACCACTGTCCCCCAGGACACAACTAATGATCCTGACGGGAGCACCACAAGTGAAGACGACACAACTGTTACAACCGAGACGACCACCGAAAAACCTGAGGATGATACTACGGTAGAAGATTCAACACCGATTCCTGAGGAATCTACCACTGTCCCCCAGGATACAACTAATGATCCTGACGGGAGCACCACAAGTGAAGACGACACAACTGTTACAACCGAGACGACCACCGAAAAACCTGAGGATGATACTACGGTAGAAGATTCAACACCGATTCCTGAGGAATCTACCACTGTCCCCCAGGACACAACTAATGATCCTGACGGGAGCACCACAAGTGAAGACGACACAACTGTTACAACCGAGACGACCACCGAAAAACCTGAGGATGATACTACGGTAGAAGATTCAACACCGATTCCTGAGGAATCTACCACTGTCCCCCAGGACACAACTAATGATCCTGACGGGAGCACCACAAGTGAAGACGACACAACTGTTACAACCGAGACGACCACCGAAAAACCTGAGGATGATAGTACGGTAGAAGATTCAACACCGATTCCTGAGGAATCTACCACTGTCCCCCAGGACACAACTAATGATCCTGACGGGAGCACCACAAGTGAAGACGACACAACTGTTACAACCGAGACGACCACCGAAAAACCTGAGGATGATACAACGGTAGAAGATTCAACACCGATTCCTGAGGAATCTACCACTGTCCCCCAGGACACAACTAATGATCCTGAAGGGAGCACCACGAGTGAAGACGACACAACTGTTACAATCGAGACGACTACCAAAAAACCTGCGGATGATACTACTACACCGATTCCTGACACATCTAC TACTGCAGGACAAGTTTCCACAAGTTCCACGCCAGTATACGATACTACGAGTAGTCCAATTCCATCTTCCTCAAGATCCACAACCTTAGAACCCTCATCAAGTTCATCCCCTGAAACCACAACTTCAAGTTTACCACCATTTTCTTGTAGTACCGGGTATCAATATTTACCCCACCCAACAAATTGTCACAAATATATTCACTGCAGCAACGGAAATGAACTAATTATGGAGTGCCCAGCTAATCTTTACTGGGACTATCACAAATTTGTTTGCAGTGGAGACTCAGGTGTTTGCTACAACGACGATGAAAATGCCAATCCAGAGGAGAAGGTTTGCGGACCTGGAGTGGATTTCCTTGCACATCCAACGGACTGCACCATGTATTTGCAGTGTAGCAATGGCGTGGCATTGGAGCGCAAGTGTCCAGATCCGCTGTATTGGAACCCGGAGATAAAGTCATGTGATTGGTCCAATAAATACTGCACAAATCTTCGGGCGAGTCAATCGATTTCTTGCGCAGCGGGCATGAATTTTGACGTTTTTCAAAGCGATTGCTCCCAATACGTCAAGTGTTTTGGCTTGAGAGGTGTTGTAATGAGCTGTAATTCAGGACTTTACTGGAATCCCGTTAGTCAAGCCTGCGAAAAGTCCAGGCGGTTCTGCACATAA
- the LOC6737751 gene encoding peritrophin-1 isoform X2 → MKGFQIIGLLGLFALLVSGSTSSGEDTTIDLTTDESTSVEDTTEVPATTLPPPVLCADEDLFLPAPDCREYYQCLYGEGILKICPDGLYWDRELSVCSWESQHCADDKNETTTPSTLNCASGLPFLPYIPDCTKFIQCVYNIGFKLSCPSGLYWNQPLQSCDYTCDNAIELSGAHQVQ, encoded by the exons atgaaAG GTTTTCAGATTATTGGATTACTTGGATTGTTTGCACTCCTTGTAAGTGGATCGACCTCGTCTGGAGAAGATACCACCATCGATCTAACAACAGATGAATCTACCAGTGTGGAGGATACCACGGAGGTTCCAGCCACTACACTACCACCTCCAGTCCTGTGTGCTGATGAAGATCTGTTTCTCCCAGCACCCGACTGCAGAGAGTATTATCAATGCCTGTATGGTGAGGGTATTTTGAAGATATGTCCGGACGGCCTGTATTGGGATCGGGAGCTGAGTGTGTGCTCCTGGGAGTCACAGCATTGTGCTGATGACAAGAACGAGACCACCACACCATCGACCTTGAATTGCGCATCCGGGCTACCATTTTTGCCCTATATACCGGACTGCACTAAGTTTATCCAGTGTGTCTACAACATTGGCTTTAAACTGAGCTGCCCGAGTGGTTTGTATTGGAACCAACCTCTTCAATCGTGTGACTATACCTGCGATAATGCGATTGAGTTGTCTGGTGCACACCAGGTGCAATAA
- the LOC6737751 gene encoding peritrophin-1 isoform X1, translated as MKGSSGFQIIGLLGLFALLVSGSTSSGEDTTIDLTTDESTSVEDTTEVPATTLPPPVLCADEDLFLPAPDCREYYQCLYGEGILKICPDGLYWDRELSVCSWESQHCADDKNETTTPSTLNCASGLPFLPYIPDCTKFIQCVYNIGFKLSCPSGLYWNQPLQSCDYTCDNAIELSGAHQVQ; from the exons atgaaAGGTAGTTCAG GTTTTCAGATTATTGGATTACTTGGATTGTTTGCACTCCTTGTAAGTGGATCGACCTCGTCTGGAGAAGATACCACCATCGATCTAACAACAGATGAATCTACCAGTGTGGAGGATACCACGGAGGTTCCAGCCACTACACTACCACCTCCAGTCCTGTGTGCTGATGAAGATCTGTTTCTCCCAGCACCCGACTGCAGAGAGTATTATCAATGCCTGTATGGTGAGGGTATTTTGAAGATATGTCCGGACGGCCTGTATTGGGATCGGGAGCTGAGTGTGTGCTCCTGGGAGTCACAGCATTGTGCTGATGACAAGAACGAGACCACCACACCATCGACCTTGAATTGCGCATCCGGGCTACCATTTTTGCCCTATATACCGGACTGCACTAAGTTTATCCAGTGTGTCTACAACATTGGCTTTAAACTGAGCTGCCCGAGTGGTTTGTATTGGAACCAACCTCTTCAATCGTGTGACTATACCTGCGATAATGCGATTGAGTTGTCTGGTGCACACCAGGTGCAATAA
- the LOC27208173 gene encoding flocculation protein FLO11 isoform X2 yields the protein MNAQSTGIISPNASVQLERKAVVMKNKKFNFKQFVICVAVTVVLTKIVHVKSEHQQSLQKQSNHYDSGTKFIKARTSEKVNHIHLNKNDDTASKLNIGAPYYYQRNITNPTKTKSPTVELENASKDSSGIETTVEDSTPIPEESTTVPQDTTNDPDGSTTSEDDTTVTTETTTEKPENDTTVEDSTPIPEESTTVPQDTTNDPDGSTTSEDDTTVTTETTTEKPEDDTTVEDSTPIPEESTTVPQDTTNDPDGSTTSEDDTTVTTETTTEKPADDTTVEDSTPIPEESTTVPQDTTNDPDGSTTSEDDTTVTTETTTEKPEDDTTVEDSTPIPEESTTVPQDTTNDPDGSTTSEDDTTVTTETTTEKPEDDTTVEDSTPIPEESTTVPQDTTNDPDGSTTSEDDTTVTTETTTEKPEDDTTVEDSTPIPEESTTVPQDTTNDPDGSTTSEDDTTVTTETTTEKPEDDTTVEDSTPIPEESTTVPQDTTNDPDGSTTSEDDTTVTTETTTEKPEDDTTVEDSTPIPEESTTVPQDTTNDPDGSTTSEDDTTVTTETTTEKPEDDTTVEDSTPIPEESTTVPQDTTNDPDGSTTSEDDTTVTTETTTEKPEDDTTVEDSTPIPEVSTTVPQDTTNDPDGSTTSEDDTTVTTETTTEKPEDDTTVEDSTPIPEESTTVPQDTTNDPDGSTTSEDDTTVTTETTTEKPEDDTTVEDSTPIPEESTTVPQDTTNDPDGSTTSEDDTTVTTETTTEKPEDDTTVEDSTPIPEESTTVPQDTTNDPDGSTTSEDDTTVTTETTTEKPEDDTTVEDSTPIPEESTTVPQDTTNDPDGSTTSEDDTTVTTETTTEKPEDDTTVEDSTPIPEESTTVPQDTTNDPDGSTTSEDDTTVTTETTTEKPEDDTSVKDSTPIPEESTTVPQDTTNDPDGSTTSEDDTTVTTETTTEKPEDDTTVEDSTPIPEESTTVPQDTTNDPDGSTTSEDDTTVTTETTTEKPEDDTTVEDSTPIPEESTTVPQDTTNDPDGSTTSEDDTTVTTETTTEKPEDDTTVEDSTPIPEESTTVPQDTTNDPDGSTTSEDDTTVTTETTTEKPEDDTTVEDSTPIPEESTTVPQDTTNDPDGSTTSEDDTTVTTETTTEKPEDDTTVEDSTPIPEESTTVPQDTTNDPDGSTTSEDDTTVTTETTTEKPEDDTTVEDSTPIPEESTTVPQDTTNDPDGSTTSEDDTTVTTETTTEKPEDDTTVEDSTPIPEESTTVPQDTTNDPDGSTTSEDDTTVTTETTTEKPEDDSTVEDSTPIPEESTTVPQDTTNDPDGSTTSEDDTTVTTETTTEKPEDDTTVEDSTPIPEESTTVPQDTTNDPEGSTTSEDDTTVTIETTTKKPADDTTTPIPDTSTTITQDTTTDESSTVVTTTNIPEESTTLDDSTLSPGENSTAGQVSTSSTPVYDTTSSPIPSSSRSTTLEPSSSSSPETTTSSLPPFSCSTGYQYLPHPTNCHKYIHCSNGNELIMECPANLYWDYHKFVCSGDSGVCYNDDENANPEEKVCGPGVDFLAHPTDCTMYLQCSNGVALERKCPDPLYWNPEIKSCDWSNKYCTNLRASQSISCAAGMNFDVFQSDCSQYVKCFGLRGVVMSCNSGLYWNPVSQACEKSRRFCT from the coding sequence atgaatgcaCAAAGCACAGGTATCATTTCACCAAATGCTTCTGTGCAACTCGAACGTAAGGCGGTAGTGATGAAgaataaaaagtttaattttaagcaatttGTAATATGTGTTGCGGTGACTGTAGTACTTACAAAAATAGTGCACGTAAAATCAGAACATCAACAGTCATTACAAAAGCAAAGTAATCACTACGATAGTGGTACTAAGTTTATAAAAGCTCGGACAAGTGAAAAAGTTAACCACAtccatttaaacaaaaacgatgACACGGCATCAAAGCTGAATATTGGAGCACCATACTACTATCAAAGAAACATAACGAAtccaacaaaaaccaaatcgcCAACGGTTGAATTAGAAAATGCTAGCAAAGATAGTTCGGGAATTGAAACTACGGTAGAAGATTCAACACCGATTCCTGAGGAATCTACCACTGTCCCCCAGGACACAACTAATGATCCTGACGGGAGCACCACAAGTGAAGACGACACAACTGTTACAACCGAGACGACCACCGAAAAACCTGAGAATGATACTACGGTAGAAGATTCAACACCGATTCCTGAGGAATCTACCACTGTCCCCCAGGACACAACTAATGATCCTGACGGGAGCACCACAAGTGAAGACGACACAACTGTTACAACCGAGACGACCACCGAAAAACCTGAGGATGATACTACGGTAGAAGATTCAACACCGATTCCTGAGGAATCTACCACTGTCCCCCAGGACACAACTAATGATCCTGACGGGAGCACCACAAGTGAAGACGACACAACTGTTACAACCGAGACGACCACCGAAAAACCTGCGGATGATACTACGGTAGAAGATTCAACACCGATTCCTGAGGAATCTACCACTGTCCCCCAGGACACAACTAATGATCCTGACGGGAGCACCACAAGTGAAGACGACACAACTGTTACAACCGAGACGACCACCGAAAAACCTGAGGATGATACTACGGTAGAAGATTCAACACCGATTCCTGAGGAATCTACCACTGTCCCCCAGGACACAACTAATGATCCTGACGGGAGCACCACAAGTGAAGACGACACAACTGTTACAACCGAGACGACCACCGAAAAACCTGAGGATGATACTACGGTAGAAGATTCAACACCGATTCCTGAGGAATCTACCACTGTCCCCCAGGACACAACTAATGATCCTGACGGGAGCACCACAAGTGAAGACGACACAACTGTTACAACCGAGACGACCACCGAAAAACCTGAGGATGATACTACGGTAGAAGATTCAACACCGATTCCTGAGGAATCTACCACTGTCCCCCAGGACACAACTAATGATCCTGACGGGAGCACCACAAGTGAAGACGACACAACTGTTACAACCGAGACGACCACCGAAAAACCTGAGGATGATACTACGGTAGAAGATTCAACACCGATTCCTGAGGAATCTACCACTGTCCCCCAGGACACAACTAATGATCCTGACGGGAGCACCACAAGTGAAGACGACACAACTGTTACAACCGAGACGACCACCGAAAAACCTGAGGATGATACTACGGTAGAAGATTCAACACCGATTCCTGAGGAATCTACCACTGTCCCCCAGGACACAACTAATGATCCTGACGGGAGCACCACAAGTGAAGACGACACAACTGTTACAACCGAGACGACCACCGAAAAACCTGAGGATGATACTACGGTAGAAGATTCAACACCGATTCCTGAGGAATCTACCACTGTCCCCCAGGACACAACTAATGATCCTGACGGGAGCACCACAAGTGAAGACGACACAACTGTTACAACCGAGACGACCACCGAAAAACCTGAGGATGATACTACGGTAGAAGATTCAACACCGATTCCTGAGGTATCTACCACTGTCCCCCAGGACACAACTAATGATCCTGACGGGAGCACCACAAGTGAAGACGACACAACTGTTACAACCGAGACGACCACCGAAAAACCTGAGGATGATACTACGGTAGAAGATTCAACACCGATTCCTGAGGAATCTACCACTGTCCCCCAGGACACAACTAATGATCCTGACGGGAGCACCACAAGTGAAGACGACACAACTGTTACAACCGAGACGACCACCGAAAAACCTGAGGATGATACTACGGTAGAAGATTCAACACCGATTCCTGAGGAATCTACCACTGTCCCCCAGGACACAACTAATGATCCTGACGGGAGCACCACAAGTGAAGACGACACAACTGTTACAACCGAGACGACCACCGAAAAACCTGAGGATGATACTACGGTAGAAGATTCAACACCGATTCCTGAGGAATCTACCACTGTCCCCCAGGACACAACTAATGATCCTGACGGGAGCACCACAAGTGAAGACGACACAACTGTTACAACCGAGACGACCACCGAAAAACCTGAGGATGATACTACGGTAGAAGATTCAACACCGATTCCTGAGGAATCTACCACTGTCCCCCAGGACACAACTAATGATCCTGACGGGAGCACCACAAGTGAAGACGACACAACTGTTACAACCGAGACGACCACCGAAAAACCTGAGGATGATACTACGGTAGAAGATTCAACACCGATTCCTGAGGAATCTACCACTGTCCCCCAGGACACAACTAATGATCCTGACGGGAGCACCACAAGTGAAGACGACACAACTGTTACAACCGAGACGACCACCGAAAAACCTGAGGATGATACTTCGGTAAAAGATTCAACACCGATTCCTGAGGAATCTACCACTGTTCCCCAGGACACAACTAATGATCCTGACGGGAGCACCACAAGTGAAGACGACACAACTGTTACAACCGAGACGACCACCGAAAAACCTGAGGATGATACTACGGTAGAAGATTCAACACCGATTCCTGAGGAATCTACCACTGTCCCCCAGGATACAACTAATGATCCTGACGGGAGCACCACAAGTGAAGACGACACAACTGTTACAACCGAGACGACCACCGAAAAACCTGAGGATGATACTACGGTAGAAGATTCAACACCGATTCCTGAGGAATCTACCACTGTCCCCCAGGATACAACTAATGATCCTGACGGGAGCACCACAAGTGAAGACGACACAACTGTTACAACCGAGACGACCACCGAAAAACCTGAGGATGATACTACGGTAGAAGATTCAACACCGATTCCTGAGGAATCTACCACTGTCCCCCAGGACACAACTAATGATCCTGACGGGAGCACCACAAGTGAAGACGACACAACTGTTACAACCGAGACGACCACCGAAAAACCTGAGGATGATACTACGGTAGAAGATTCAACACCGATTCCTGAGGAATCTACCACTGTCCCCCAGGACACAACTAATGATCCTGACGGGAGCACCACAAGTGAAGACGACACAACTGTTACAACCGAGACGACCACCGAAAAACCTGAGGATGATACTACGGTAGAAGATTCAACACCGATTCCTGAGGAATCTACCACTGTCCCCCAGGATACAACTAATGATCCTGACGGGAGCACCACAAGTGAAGACGACACAACTGTTACAACCGAGACGACCACCGAAAAACCTGAGGATGATACTACGGTAGAAGATTCAACACCGATTCCTGAGGAATCTACCACTGTCCCCCAGGACACAACTAATGATCCTGACGGGAGCACCACAAGTGAAGACGACACAACTGTTACAACCGAGACGACCACCGAAAAACCTGAGGATGATACTACGGTAGAAGATTCAACACCGATTCCTGAGGAATCTACCACTGTCCCCCAGGACACAACTAATGATCCTGACGGGAGCACCACAAGTGAAGACGACACAACTGTTACAACCGAGACGACCACCGAAAAACCTGAGGATGATAGTACGGTAGAAGATTCAACACCGATTCCTGAGGAATCTACCACTGTCCCCCAGGACACAACTAATGATCCTGACGGGAGCACCACAAGTGAAGACGACACAACTGTTACAACCGAGACGACCACCGAAAAACCTGAGGATGATACAACGGTAGAAGATTCAACACCGATTCCTGAGGAATCTACCACTGTCCCCCAGGACACAACTAATGATCCTGAAGGGAGCACCACGAGTGAAGACGACACAACTGTTACAATCGAGACGACTACCAAAAAACCTGCGGATGATACTACTACACCGATTCCTGACACATCTACTACTATAACCCAGGACACAACAACAGACGAAAGTAGCACGGTTGTGACTACGACAAATATTCCCGAGGAGAGCACAACGTTAGACGATTCTACCCTATCACCTGGGGAAAACAGTACTGCAGGACAAGTTTCCACAAGTTCCACGCCAGTATACGATACTACGAGTAGTCCAATTCCATCTTCCTCAAGATCCACAACCTTAGAACCCTCATCAAGTTCATCCCCTGAAACCACAACTTCAAGTTTACCACCATTTTCTTGTAGTACCGGGTATCAATATTTACCCCACCCAACAAATTGTCACAAATATATTCACTGCAGCAACGGAAATGAACTAATTATGGAGTGCCCAGCTAATCTTTACTGGGACTATCACAAATTTGTTTGCAGTGGAGACTCAGGTGTTTGCTACAACGACGATGAAAATGCCAATCCAGAGGAGAAGGTTTGCGGACCTGGAGTGGATTTCCTTGCACATCCAACGGACTGCACCATGTATTTGCAGTGTAGCAATGGCGTGGCATTGGAGCGCAAGTGTCCAGATCCGCTGTATTGGAACCCGGAGATAAAGTCATGTGATTGGTCCAATAAATACTGCACAAATCTTCGGGCGAGTCAATCGATTTCTTGCGCAGCGGGCATGAATTTTGACGTTTTTCAAAGCGATTGCTCCCAATACGTCAAGTGTTTTGGCTTGAGAGGTGTTGTAATGAGCTGTAATTCAGGACTTTACTGGAATCCCGTTAGTCAAGCCTGCGAAAAGTCCAGGCGGTTCTGCACATAA